The following are encoded together in the Bombus affinis isolate iyBomAffi1 chromosome 6, iyBomAffi1.2, whole genome shotgun sequence genome:
- the LOC126917589 gene encoding probable serine/threonine-protein kinase clkA, producing the protein MKPGAPPDSDPDGTSRPVENSVVVPTDPMELRAHILARFPFPKENSVAAPEEKQETKQWSSTTTNASKRCETREEVAHWIPSYFQNSSMTDVNSWTTGASQWTTGVNVWTNRLTSRMNDEKAWKNDEKSWMNDEKSWMNDEKSWMNDEKSCMNDDKLCMNDEKSRMNDEKSQMNDEKSRMNDEKSRMNDEKSRMNDEKSRMNDEKSRMNDEKSRMNDEKSRMNDEKSCMNDENSSMKNENSSMNNENSSMKNEISSMNDENSCMKNENSCMNDESSSMNYKNSCMNNKNSSMNNENSSMNNEKSRMNDEKSRMNDEKSRMNDEKSRMNDEKSCMNNENSSMKNENSSMNNENSCMKNEISSMNDENSSMNNENSSMNNENSCMNDESSCMNYKNSCMNNKNSSMNNENSSMNDENSSMNDENSCMKNENSSMNYKNSCMNNENLSMNDENSCMKNENSCMKNENSCMKNKKSYMKIENSSINDECTWINDAYS; encoded by the coding sequence CTCCAGAAGAAAAACAGGAAACAAAGCAGTGGAGCAGCACCACGACAAACGCATCAAAACGCTGCGAAACTAGGGAAGAGGTCGCTCATTGGATTCCATCATACTTCCAGAATTCCTCGATGACGGACGTAAATTCGTGGACGACTGGCGCGAGTCAGTGGACAACTGGCGTGAATGTCTGGACGAATAGACTGACTTCGCGGATGAACGACGAGAAAGCGTGGAAGAACGACGAGAAATCGTGGATGAACGACGAGAAATCGTGGATGAACGACGAGAAATCGTGGATGAACGACGAGAAATCGTGTATGAACGACGACAAATTGTGTATGAACGACGAGAAATCGCGGATGAACGACGAGAAATCGCAGATGAACGACGAGAAATCGCGGATGAACGACGAGAAATCACGGATGAACGACGAGAAATCGCGGATGAACGACGAGAAATCGCGGATGAACGACGAGAAATCGCGGATGAACGACGAGAAATCGCGGATGAACGACGAGAAATCGCGGATGAACGACGAGAAATCGTGTATGAACGACGAGAATTCGTCTATGAAGAACGAGAATTCGTCTATGAACAACGAGAATTCGAGTATGAAGAACGagatttcgtctatgaacgacgAGAATTCGTGTATGAAGAACGAGAATTCGTGTATGAACGACGAGAGTTCGTCTATGAACTACAAGAATTCGTGTATGAACAACAAGAATTCGTCTATGAACAACGAGAATTCGTCTATGAACAACGAGAAATCGCGGATGAACGACGAGAAATCGCGGATGAACGACGAGAAATCGCGGATGAACGACGAGAAATCGCGGATGAACGACGAGAAATCGTGTATGAACAACGAGAATTCGTCTATGAAGAACGAGAATTCGTCTATGAACAACGAGAATTCGTGTATGAAGAACGagatttcgtctatgaacgacgAGAATTCGTCTATGAACAACGAGAATTCGTCTATGAACAACGAGAATTCGTGTATGAACGACGAGAGTTCGTGTATGAACTACAAAAATTCGTGCATGAACAACAAGAATTCGTCTATGAACAACGAGAATTCGTCTATGAACGACGAGAATTCGTCTATGAACGACGAGAATTCGTGTATGAAGAACGAGAATTCGTCTATGAACTACAAGAATTCATGTATGAACAACGAGAATTTGTCTATGAACGACGAGAATTCATGTATGAAGAACGAGAATTCGTGTATGAAAAACGAGAATTCGTGCATGAAGAACAAGAAATCGTATATGAAGATCGAGAATTCGAGTATCAACGATGAATGTACGTGGATCAACGACGCGTATAGCTAG